The following coding sequences are from one Nilaparvata lugens isolate BPH chromosome 6, ASM1435652v1, whole genome shotgun sequence window:
- the LOC111059396 gene encoding amino acid transporter AVT1A-like isoform X2 — protein MESYDRSLTSCTSSEPCKGKGLNVFNAAVFVAGEMAGSGILALPKAVVDCGWIGLVLVVVFCLNACYGGCRLGKCWTILEERYPEHRASSRNPYSTIAYRAYGRWCSLLVSGCIQVTLFGAGVVYLLLAAQIFQELLRTIVPEIGYCMWFLIFAVLTIPVMWLGSPKDFSFAGIGALLTTILSCFLIIAQIATEGLELKHPPQHAPHTFKEFFLAFGVILFAYGGASTFPTIQNDMTHREKFPKSVAIGFAVIFLLYLPVSFGGYFVYGDAVNSNILLSLQRGPFELVANILMAMHLLLAFFIVVNPVSQEIEEIFDIPHSFCWKRCIIRTLMVVAMIVVGETIPKFGMILALVGGSTITLTTFVLPSLLYMKLCDQKSVDWPDRYIPLYERVYMWELIVIGLLGGAASTYSAMTAIFSADALTKPCYWPDVK, from the exons GAAAGTTACGACAGGTCATTAACGTCGTGTACCTCCTCAGAGCCATGCAAGGGCAAGGGATTGAACGTATTCAATGCAGCCGTATTTGTAGCTGGAGAGATGGCCGGCAGTGGGATACTAGCATTACCTAAGGCTGTGGTTGATTGTG GTTGGATAGGCCTGGTGCTTGTGGTGGTGTTCTGCCTGAATGCGTGCTACGGAGGGTGTCGCCTGGGCAAGTGCTGGACCATCCTGGAGGAGCGCTATCCCGAGCACCGCGCATCCAGTCGCAATCCCTACTCCACCATTGCCTACAGGGCTTACGGGAGGTGGTGCAG TCTACTAGTTTCTGGCTGCATCCAAGTGACGCTGTTCGGGGCGGGTGTTGTGTACCTGCTGCTGGCTGCGCAAATCTTCCAGGAGCTGTTGAGGACGATTGTGCCCGAGATAGGCTACTGCATGTGGTTCCTCATATTCGCCGTCCTAACCATACCTGTCATGTGGCTCGGATCGCCTAAGGATTTCAG TTTCGCAGGAATCGGTGCCCTGCTAACGACGATTCTCTCGTGTTTCCTGATAATCGCGCAGATCGCGACCGAGGGCCTGGAGCTGAAGCATCCACCTCAGCATGCGCCGCACACCTTCAAGGAGTTCTTCCTGGCGTTCGGCGTCATCCTGTTCGCCTACGGCGGCGCCTCCACCTTCCCCACCATCCAGAACGACATGACGCACCGTGAAAAGTTCCCCAAGAGTGTCGCTATCGGATTTGCTG TGATCTTCCTGCTGTACCTGCCGGTGTCGTTCGGCGGCTACTTTGTGTACGGCGACGCGGTCAACTCTAATATCCTGCTGTCGTTGCAACGTGGCCCCTTCGAGTTGGTGGCCAACATCCTAATGGCGATGCATCTCCTGTTGGCCTTCTTCATTGTCGTCAACCCCGTATCGCAGGAGATCGAGGAGATCTTCGACATTCCTCATT CATTCTGTTGGAAGCGCTGCATCATCAGGACTCTCATGGTTGTGGCGATGATTGTGGTTGGAGAAACCATTCCCAAGTTCGGGATGATCCTAGCGCTGGTGGGAGGATCCACTATCACGCTCACCACATTCGTACTGCCCTCTCTCCTCTACATGAAGCTCTGTGATCAGAAATCGGTCGATTGGCCTGACAG ATATATCCCACTATACGAGCGAGTCTACATGTGGGAGCTGATTGTGATTGGTCTGCTGGGAGGTGCAGCGTCCACTTACAGTGCGATGACCGCCATCTTTAGTGCCGATGCACTAACAAAACCCTGCTATTGGCCTGAtgtcaaataa
- the LOC111059396 gene encoding amino acid transporter AVT1A-like isoform X1: protein MPDEKLSVNSSMGRSVNYQSTSSSREPIWTRVANDPLSGSCSGYESNESYDRSLTSCTSSEPCKGKGLNVFNAAVFVAGEMAGSGILALPKAVVDCGWIGLVLVVVFCLNACYGGCRLGKCWTILEERYPEHRASSRNPYSTIAYRAYGRWCSLLVSGCIQVTLFGAGVVYLLLAAQIFQELLRTIVPEIGYCMWFLIFAVLTIPVMWLGSPKDFSFAGIGALLTTILSCFLIIAQIATEGLELKHPPQHAPHTFKEFFLAFGVILFAYGGASTFPTIQNDMTHREKFPKSVAIGFAVIFLLYLPVSFGGYFVYGDAVNSNILLSLQRGPFELVANILMAMHLLLAFFIVVNPVSQEIEEIFDIPHSFCWKRCIIRTLMVVAMIVVGETIPKFGMILALVGGSTITLTTFVLPSLLYMKLCDQKSVDWPDRYIPLYERVYMWELIVIGLLGGAASTYSAMTAIFSADALTKPCYWPDVK, encoded by the exons GAAAGTTACGACAGGTCATTAACGTCGTGTACCTCCTCAGAGCCATGCAAGGGCAAGGGATTGAACGTATTCAATGCAGCCGTATTTGTAGCTGGAGAGATGGCCGGCAGTGGGATACTAGCATTACCTAAGGCTGTGGTTGATTGTG GTTGGATAGGCCTGGTGCTTGTGGTGGTGTTCTGCCTGAATGCGTGCTACGGAGGGTGTCGCCTGGGCAAGTGCTGGACCATCCTGGAGGAGCGCTATCCCGAGCACCGCGCATCCAGTCGCAATCCCTACTCCACCATTGCCTACAGGGCTTACGGGAGGTGGTGCAG TCTACTAGTTTCTGGCTGCATCCAAGTGACGCTGTTCGGGGCGGGTGTTGTGTACCTGCTGCTGGCTGCGCAAATCTTCCAGGAGCTGTTGAGGACGATTGTGCCCGAGATAGGCTACTGCATGTGGTTCCTCATATTCGCCGTCCTAACCATACCTGTCATGTGGCTCGGATCGCCTAAGGATTTCAG TTTCGCAGGAATCGGTGCCCTGCTAACGACGATTCTCTCGTGTTTCCTGATAATCGCGCAGATCGCGACCGAGGGCCTGGAGCTGAAGCATCCACCTCAGCATGCGCCGCACACCTTCAAGGAGTTCTTCCTGGCGTTCGGCGTCATCCTGTTCGCCTACGGCGGCGCCTCCACCTTCCCCACCATCCAGAACGACATGACGCACCGTGAAAAGTTCCCCAAGAGTGTCGCTATCGGATTTGCTG TGATCTTCCTGCTGTACCTGCCGGTGTCGTTCGGCGGCTACTTTGTGTACGGCGACGCGGTCAACTCTAATATCCTGCTGTCGTTGCAACGTGGCCCCTTCGAGTTGGTGGCCAACATCCTAATGGCGATGCATCTCCTGTTGGCCTTCTTCATTGTCGTCAACCCCGTATCGCAGGAGATCGAGGAGATCTTCGACATTCCTCATT CATTCTGTTGGAAGCGCTGCATCATCAGGACTCTCATGGTTGTGGCGATGATTGTGGTTGGAGAAACCATTCCCAAGTTCGGGATGATCCTAGCGCTGGTGGGAGGATCCACTATCACGCTCACCACATTCGTACTGCCCTCTCTCCTCTACATGAAGCTCTGTGATCAGAAATCGGTCGATTGGCCTGACAG ATATATCCCACTATACGAGCGAGTCTACATGTGGGAGCTGATTGTGATTGGTCTGCTGGGAGGTGCAGCGTCCACTTACAGTGCGATGACCGCCATCTTTAGTGCCGATGCACTAACAAAACCCTGCTATTGGCCTGAtgtcaaataa